The Mytilus galloprovincialis chromosome 7, xbMytGall1.hap1.1, whole genome shotgun sequence genome has a window encoding:
- the LOC143083274 gene encoding neuronal acetylcholine receptor subunit beta-3-like, translating into MTSVWKTYILSCLSIFCKTTSSLETINHELMLRNVLFNESRYSSQVIPRRNVTENVEIVMKWNFIRLEGLFEKESRLSQSIGMDLKWKDDYLVWDPSLYGGKSYLTASGKEVWTPDFTIFNRLESSFLSDGLQAEKVLVKYDGTINAQPYGELSTICNADTASFPADCTKCNIIIGASVVSQQHIFVWDENESLTGFEDNKDSHAFWEIWRFEKLPIVASFAEIHIYLLRLPAHYINNIVIPASALSILAVLAFFIPIEEGERLGFGMTIFLSFMVLMLQVSSILPENSKSVSAVGKYFLQLTCSSFVAVFNSVVLSYFGSKSEIPKIHMSTDFYSTHFR; encoded by the exons ATGACGTCTGTATGGAAGACGTATATTTTGTCCTGTTTATCAATTTTCTGTAAAACTACATCTA GTTTAGAAACAATAAATCATGAGCTGATGCTGCGAAATGTTCTGTTCAACGAGTCCAGATATAGTTCACAGGTTATTCCACGGAGGAACGTTACTGAAAATGTAGAAATTGTCATGAAGTGGAATTTTATAAGACTAGAAGGACTg TTCGAAAAGGAATCACGACTCTCCCAATCTATTGGAATGGATTTG aaATGGAAAGATGACTATTTAGTTTGGGACCCCTCTTTATACGGAGGAAAATCATACTTGACAGCATCAGGGAAGGAAGTTTGGACACCTGATTTCACAATATTTAATCG ACTTGAATCAAGCTTTTTATCAGATGGACTTCAAGCTGAAAAAGTTCTTGTCAAATACGATGGAACAATTAACGCTCAACCTTATGGGGAACTGAGCACTATATGCAACGCTGATACAGCATCATTTCCTGCCGATTGTACGAAATGTAATATAATTATCGGAGCGTCTGTTGTCAGCCAACAACATATATTCGTTTGGGACGAAAATGAATCGTTAACTGGATTTGAAGATAATAAAGATAGCCATGCGTTCTGGGAAATCTGGCGTTTTGAGAAATTGCCTATCGTTGCGTCTTTTGCTGAAATTCATATCTATTTGCTGAGGTTACCTGCACATTACATTAACAACATTGTTATCCCTGCATCTGCACTATCCATACTTGCTGTTTTAGCGTTCTTTATTCCGATAGAAGAAGGTGAACGTCTTGGTTTTGGAATGACAATTTTTTTATCGTTTATGGTCTTGATGCTGCAAGTAAGCAGTATTTTACCAGAAAACTCCAAAAGCGTTTCCGCTGTAG gtaaatacTTTTTACAGTTGACGTGCAGCAGCTTTGTAGCTGTTTTCAATTCTGTTGTTTTAAGTTATTTTGGCAGTAAATCAGAAATTCCCAAAATACACATGTCCACCGACTTCTATTCAACCCACTTCAGATGA